The proteins below are encoded in one region of Gadus macrocephalus chromosome 14, ASM3116895v1:
- the lins1 gene encoding protein Lines homolog 1 isoform X1, with protein sequence MDGIKDCVECITDAYTCLLNGSPPNQIASDLVTNICAVLCRNVTLQDDSCLLCAWSNTAKCSHVNMTELTCITLTLVDKIHVDLMSQTMRPETTLYLSQIQQVFQEANVMSRLVNRFHTDDQMISHLAAKCVSSYVSYQLHTSVSVEGEINQIWQQTCVQAFQNGPTGKELDPCMWSFINVFKRLLKDSDKRKTEILQKLLMAFDPHLTTLVSHFLPEEEVDDGLSAVHLPTNTRSWGVTFSSLLDLLEILCASRLMCSTDVCSPCQRLAYTRARPLIKTAASSSCNYILKRRVLLLMKRTLLQKAGEDLALGEISAPASRDEHFGTDMGALADTVLGAVSAEWLRFVPVEMVAAASFGGPYRGPGQGGGRNRKPDHVMLRAVGLAVLKSLELTLQTGAAADRTVAACLGVLFGFLQDRGVPLAESSHLCCWYLLVFTEQDDDMMEAAKTLLALYLRNNSPCPGLNPEAVSATSCSSGFNPHCHFLLFLRSLSFDPSTLLDFLISSETCFLEYLVRYLKHLRADFPGFLLACRTMEESDPRVRAQLSFSVPVRVGTPGTALAASDRDRTKLFTRPTAHVPTRPASTGLGSGLCLVDYSSSDESGSEEMEVSQASHKDADEGNWRAKLPDSEIRAMSAPADGSLPDGTAQVQDVVRDHGQERPTPYLGLAASQFGQTTGLAHTQGGRTLTRSLLCLSDLRRVVAKLNTKNLFPYNPKSLLKLLAQAEEVHLSHLSPNT encoded by the exons ATGGACGGTATAAAGGATTGTGTTGAGTGTATTACTGATGCATACACATGTCTTCTCAACGGATCACCTCCGAACCAAATCGCCAGTGATTTAGTAACCAATATATGTGCAGTACTATGTCGAAATGTTACTCTGCAAGACGATTCGTGCTTGTTGTGTGCATGGAGTAACACTGCGAAATGTTCCCATGTAAATATGACCGAGCTGACTTGTATCACTCTGACGCTGGTCGACAAGATACATGTCGATCTCATGTCTCAGACCATGCGGCCAGAAACTACTCTGTACCTCTCGCAAATCCAACAAGTGTTTCAAGAGGCAAATGTCATGTCCAGACTT GTTAATCGATTCCACACCGACGACCAGATGATATCCCATTTGGCTGCCAAATGTGTATCATCATACGTTTCCTACCAGCTCCATACTTCTGTAAGCGTTGAG GGTGAAATCAACCAAATCTGGCAACAGACATGTGTGCAGGCATTTCAGAACGGCCCCACTGGCAAAGAACTGGATCCATGCATGTGGTCTTTCATCAATGTCTTTAAAAGACTTCTTAAAGACTCAGACAAAAGAAAAA CAGAGATTCTCCAGAAGCTTCTAATGGCCTTCGATCCCCACCTGACTACTCTAGTCTCTCACTTCCTCCCTGAGGAGGAAGTCGACGATGGACTGTCTGCGGTGCATTTACCCACCAACACCCGCAGCTGGGGCGTGaccttctcttccctcctgGACCTGTTGGAGATCCTCTGTGCCTCCAGGTTGATGTGCAGCACCGACGTCTGCTCACCATGCCAGAGACTGGCGTACACAAGAGCGCGACCCCTCATTAAAacagccgcctcctcctcctgcaactACATCCTGAAGAGGCGCGTACTGCTGCTCATGAAGAGGACTCTGCTTCAGAAGGCCGGAGAGGACCTGGCCCTCGGGGAGATCTCGGCCCCGGCGTCCAGAGATGAGCACTTCGGGACCGATATGGGGGCACTGGCGGACACCGTGTTGGGAGCGGTCTCTGCCGAGTGGTTGAGGTTCGTACCCGTGGAGATGGTGGCGGCAGCCTCTTTTGGAGGACCTTACCGTGGTCCCGGCCAGGGAGGCGGTCGGAATCGGAAGCCAGACCACGTGATGCTCAGAGCGGTTGGTCTGGCGGTCCTCAAGTCCCTGGAGCTGACACTGCAGACGGGAGCAG cTGCTGACCGCACCGTGGCAGCGTGTCTTGGGGTTTTGTTTGGGTTCCTGCAGGACCGTGGGGTCCCGCTGGCAGAGTCCTCCCACCTCTGCTGCTGGTACCTGCTGGTCTTCACCGAGCAGGACGATGACATGATGGAAGCGGCCAAAACGTTACTCGCCCTGTACCTTCGTAACAACAG CCCGTGTCCTGGTCTAAATCCCGAGGCTGTGTCGGCGACGTCCTGCTCCTCTGGTTTCAACCCCCACTGCCacttcctgctcttcctccggAGCCTCTCCTTTGATCCCAGCACCCTCCTGGACTTCCTCATCTCCTCGGAAACCTGCTTTCTGGAGTACCTGGTGCGCTACCTGAAGCATCTCAGGGCGGACTTCCCGGGATTCTTGCTGGCGTGTCGAACAATGGAGGAATCTGACCCTCGTGTTCGAGCACAGCTTTCATTTTCCGTACCGGTGCGTGTCGGAACGCCGGGAACCGCACTCGCAGCCTCAGATCGTGACCGGACCAAGCTGTTTACCAGGCCTACCGCACACGTGCCAACCAGACCGGCGTCTACTGGTTTGGGCTCTGGGCTTTGCCTAGTCGACTACAGTAGCTCGGACGAGTCCGGTTCAGAAGAGATGGAGGTCTCGCAAGCTTCTCACAAGGACGCTGACGAGGGGAACTGGAGAGCGAAGCTTCCTGACTCTGAGATACGTGCCATGTCTGCACCAGCAGACGGCAGTCTACCTGACGGAACAGCTCAGGTGCAGGATGTAGTGCGTGACCATGGGCAAGAGAGGCCAACACCGTATTTGGGCCTAGCAGCATCACAGTTTGGACAAACAACAGGATTGGCTCACACGCAAGGTGGTAGGACATTGACCAGATCCCTGTTGTGCCTGTCAGACCTTAGAAGGGTTGTGGCTAAGCTTAACACCAAAAATCTGTTTCCCTATAACCCCAAGTCGCTACTTAAACTCTTGGCACAGGCTGAGGAGGTGCATCTATCTCACCTATCACCTAACACCTAG
- the lins1 gene encoding protein Lines homolog 1 isoform X2, whose product MDGIKDCVECITDAYTCLLNGSPPNQIASDLVTNICAVLCRNVTLQDDSCLLCAWSNTAKCSHVNMTELTCITLTLVDKIHVDLMSQTMRPETTLYLSQIQQVFQEANVMSRLVNRFHTDDQMISHLAAKCVSSYVSYQLHTSGEINQIWQQTCVQAFQNGPTGKELDPCMWSFINVFKRLLKDSDKRKTEILQKLLMAFDPHLTTLVSHFLPEEEVDDGLSAVHLPTNTRSWGVTFSSLLDLLEILCASRLMCSTDVCSPCQRLAYTRARPLIKTAASSSCNYILKRRVLLLMKRTLLQKAGEDLALGEISAPASRDEHFGTDMGALADTVLGAVSAEWLRFVPVEMVAAASFGGPYRGPGQGGGRNRKPDHVMLRAVGLAVLKSLELTLQTGAAADRTVAACLGVLFGFLQDRGVPLAESSHLCCWYLLVFTEQDDDMMEAAKTLLALYLRNNSPCPGLNPEAVSATSCSSGFNPHCHFLLFLRSLSFDPSTLLDFLISSETCFLEYLVRYLKHLRADFPGFLLACRTMEESDPRVRAQLSFSVPVRVGTPGTALAASDRDRTKLFTRPTAHVPTRPASTGLGSGLCLVDYSSSDESGSEEMEVSQASHKDADEGNWRAKLPDSEIRAMSAPADGSLPDGTAQVQDVVRDHGQERPTPYLGLAASQFGQTTGLAHTQGGRTLTRSLLCLSDLRRVVAKLNTKNLFPYNPKSLLKLLAQAEEVHLSHLSPNT is encoded by the exons ATGGACGGTATAAAGGATTGTGTTGAGTGTATTACTGATGCATACACATGTCTTCTCAACGGATCACCTCCGAACCAAATCGCCAGTGATTTAGTAACCAATATATGTGCAGTACTATGTCGAAATGTTACTCTGCAAGACGATTCGTGCTTGTTGTGTGCATGGAGTAACACTGCGAAATGTTCCCATGTAAATATGACCGAGCTGACTTGTATCACTCTGACGCTGGTCGACAAGATACATGTCGATCTCATGTCTCAGACCATGCGGCCAGAAACTACTCTGTACCTCTCGCAAATCCAACAAGTGTTTCAAGAGGCAAATGTCATGTCCAGACTT GTTAATCGATTCCACACCGACGACCAGATGATATCCCATTTGGCTGCCAAATGTGTATCATCATACGTTTCCTACCAGCTCCATACTTCT GGTGAAATCAACCAAATCTGGCAACAGACATGTGTGCAGGCATTTCAGAACGGCCCCACTGGCAAAGAACTGGATCCATGCATGTGGTCTTTCATCAATGTCTTTAAAAGACTTCTTAAAGACTCAGACAAAAGAAAAA CAGAGATTCTCCAGAAGCTTCTAATGGCCTTCGATCCCCACCTGACTACTCTAGTCTCTCACTTCCTCCCTGAGGAGGAAGTCGACGATGGACTGTCTGCGGTGCATTTACCCACCAACACCCGCAGCTGGGGCGTGaccttctcttccctcctgGACCTGTTGGAGATCCTCTGTGCCTCCAGGTTGATGTGCAGCACCGACGTCTGCTCACCATGCCAGAGACTGGCGTACACAAGAGCGCGACCCCTCATTAAAacagccgcctcctcctcctgcaactACATCCTGAAGAGGCGCGTACTGCTGCTCATGAAGAGGACTCTGCTTCAGAAGGCCGGAGAGGACCTGGCCCTCGGGGAGATCTCGGCCCCGGCGTCCAGAGATGAGCACTTCGGGACCGATATGGGGGCACTGGCGGACACCGTGTTGGGAGCGGTCTCTGCCGAGTGGTTGAGGTTCGTACCCGTGGAGATGGTGGCGGCAGCCTCTTTTGGAGGACCTTACCGTGGTCCCGGCCAGGGAGGCGGTCGGAATCGGAAGCCAGACCACGTGATGCTCAGAGCGGTTGGTCTGGCGGTCCTCAAGTCCCTGGAGCTGACACTGCAGACGGGAGCAG cTGCTGACCGCACCGTGGCAGCGTGTCTTGGGGTTTTGTTTGGGTTCCTGCAGGACCGTGGGGTCCCGCTGGCAGAGTCCTCCCACCTCTGCTGCTGGTACCTGCTGGTCTTCACCGAGCAGGACGATGACATGATGGAAGCGGCCAAAACGTTACTCGCCCTGTACCTTCGTAACAACAG CCCGTGTCCTGGTCTAAATCCCGAGGCTGTGTCGGCGACGTCCTGCTCCTCTGGTTTCAACCCCCACTGCCacttcctgctcttcctccggAGCCTCTCCTTTGATCCCAGCACCCTCCTGGACTTCCTCATCTCCTCGGAAACCTGCTTTCTGGAGTACCTGGTGCGCTACCTGAAGCATCTCAGGGCGGACTTCCCGGGATTCTTGCTGGCGTGTCGAACAATGGAGGAATCTGACCCTCGTGTTCGAGCACAGCTTTCATTTTCCGTACCGGTGCGTGTCGGAACGCCGGGAACCGCACTCGCAGCCTCAGATCGTGACCGGACCAAGCTGTTTACCAGGCCTACCGCACACGTGCCAACCAGACCGGCGTCTACTGGTTTGGGCTCTGGGCTTTGCCTAGTCGACTACAGTAGCTCGGACGAGTCCGGTTCAGAAGAGATGGAGGTCTCGCAAGCTTCTCACAAGGACGCTGACGAGGGGAACTGGAGAGCGAAGCTTCCTGACTCTGAGATACGTGCCATGTCTGCACCAGCAGACGGCAGTCTACCTGACGGAACAGCTCAGGTGCAGGATGTAGTGCGTGACCATGGGCAAGAGAGGCCAACACCGTATTTGGGCCTAGCAGCATCACAGTTTGGACAAACAACAGGATTGGCTCACACGCAAGGTGGTAGGACATTGACCAGATCCCTGTTGTGCCTGTCAGACCTTAGAAGGGTTGTGGCTAAGCTTAACACCAAAAATCTGTTTCCCTATAACCCCAAGTCGCTACTTAAACTCTTGGCACAGGCTGAGGAGGTGCATCTATCTCACCTATCACCTAACACCTAG